A window of Streptomyces sp. NBC_01241 genomic DNA:
GCCGCCCGGTAGGGGTCGGGATGGGGCTTGGTGCGTACGGTGTCGTCGGCCGAGAGGGTGAACGCGAACGGCACGTGTGCCAGCGCTCCCCGCGTCACCGAGTCGACCACCGTTCTCGGGGAAGCGCTCACCAGGGCGAACGGGACGCCCTGGTGCTCCAGTTCCGACAGCAGCCGCTGAACGCCGGGGCGCAGGGGCGCACCCGCGTCGACGCGGCGGAAGAACGCGTCACCGAGCGCCGCCGCGACGCGTTCCGTGTCGTCCCTGCCCGTGACCCGTGCCAGGTGTGCCGCGGTGTCCTCGACGGCCCGGCCGACGACCTCGGGAGCGTCGGCGTCGGTCAGACGGTGGCCGAGTCCGGCCGCCACGTCCGAGGTCACCTGCCACCACAGTCCCTCGGTGTCCACCAGGGTGCCGTCCATGTCGAACAGGACGGCGGCCAGGGCGCTCACGCCGGCCTCCGCGGTGCGACGAGGACGGGCCGCGGGCCGAGGCCGATGACCGCGCGGGCGCCGGGAACCAGTTCGCCCGCGTCCCGCGAGGGCAGATCGGCCTTGACGGTGTCGCCTCCGGACAGAGCGAGGTGGAGCCGGGTGACGGCGCCGAGGAACGAGGCGGAGACGACCGTGACCGTGCCCTCGGCGTCCGCCGTGACCGTCACGTCCTCCGGCCGCACCAGCACGTCCACCTCCCGCTCGGCGGGGACCTCCCCGGCGACCGGAAGGCGGCGCCCGGCGACCTCGACCAGGTCCCCGTCCGTCAGACGGCCCGGCAGCCGGTTCATCGTGCCGACGAACTCCGCGACGAACGCGGTGGCGGGCCGTTCGTACAGCTCCGCCGGGGGAGCGCACTGCTCCAGCCGGCCGGCGTCGAGCACGGCGACCCGGTCGGCCATGGACAGCGCCTCCTCCTGGTCGTGGGTGACGAAGACGGTGGTGATGCCCAGGGAGAGCTGGAGCCGCCTGATCTCCTCGCGCAGGCTCAGACGCACCTTCGCGTCGAGGGCGGAGAGCGGTTCGTCCAGCAGCAGGACTCGCGGCTGGAGGGCCAGCGCCCGGGCGAGGGTGACGCGTTGCTGCTGACCGCCGGAGAGCTGGTGCGGGTAGCGGTCGCCGTGCCGGGGCAGCCCGACGAGTTCGAGGAGTTCGGCCGCGCGCGCCTGCCGCCGGGCGGCCGGGACCTTGCGTACCCGCATGCCGAAGGCGACGTTGTCGCGGACGGTGAGGTGGGGGAAGAGGCTGTACGACTGGAAGACCATGCCCGCGTCGCGGCGGTTGGCCGGCACACCGGTGATGTCCCGGCCGTCGAGGAGGACTTCACCGGAGTCGGGCCGCTCGAAACCGGCGACCATCCGCAGCGCGGTGGTCTTTCCGCAGCCCGAGGGGCCGAGGAGGGCGATCAGCTCGCCGGGCTCGACGGTCAGATCGAGTCCGTCGAGCGCGACGGTCGAACCGAAAGTCCTTCGCAGGGAACGGAATTCGACCCGTGCTCCGGTGGTGGCGGGCGTCTGGGACCGCTCCGCGGTTGCTGAGGACATGGGTCAGGACTCCTTACGCGAGGGCGCCGAATCGGATGCCGCCGTTCCCGTGCGGGAGAGGACGAGCAGCAGCGCCCAGGTGATGACGAGGCTGAGGATCGAGACGGCCACCGACATCCGGGCCTGGGCGCCGGAGATCGAGACGATCCACACCGCGAAGGGCTGGAAACCGAGCAGTGAGGCGATGGTGAACTCGCCGAGAACCAGGGCCAGGGTGAGGAAGGCCGCCGAGGCGATCGACGACCGCAGGTTCGGCAGCAGGACACGGACGACGGTGTACGTCCACGAGGCGCCGCAACTGCGCGCGGCCTCCACCAGCGTCGGCACGTCGACGGCCCGCAGTCCCGCGTCCAGCGAACGGTAGACGAAGGGGAGGGCCAGGACGGTGTAGGCCAGGACCAGGACGACGGGGAAGGACTCGTTCTGCACGACGATGAAGGTCTGGTAGAGCGGGGTCCGGGACAGGTGCTCCGGTCCCCAGCGCAGCACCGTGCTGATGCCGGTGACGAGGGCGATCGGCGGTACGACCAGCGGCAGCATGCACACGACCTCGATCACCGGCCGCAGTCGGGGCGAGCCGAGCCGTACGGCGATCAGGGCGGGCACGGCCAGCAGCAGCGACAGCACGATGGTGGCCGCGGCCAGCGACAGCGAGAGCAGCAGGCTGCCGGTGAAGCCGTCGGCGGCGAGCAGT
This region includes:
- a CDS encoding ABC transporter permease, whose product is MAAMTRTVPDSAAFEAHGPAPRTRPRAPRRRPRVWRGLVLTLAGAYFLVPVVASFVFTVHVPGQGVSFDAYTELLAADGFTGSLLLSLSLAAATIVLSLLLAVPALIAVRLGSPRLRPVIEVVCMLPLVVPPIALVTGISTVLRWGPEHLSRTPLYQTFIVVQNESFPVVLVLAYTVLALPFVYRSLDAGLRAVDVPTLVEAARSCGASWTYTVVRVLLPNLRSSIASAAFLTLALVLGEFTIASLLGFQPFAVWIVSISGAQARMSVAVSILSLVITWALLLVLSRTGTAASDSAPSRKES
- a CDS encoding ABC transporter ATP-binding protein, giving the protein MSSATAERSQTPATTGARVEFRSLRRTFGSTVALDGLDLTVEPGELIALLGPSGCGKTTALRMVAGFERPDSGEVLLDGRDITGVPANRRDAGMVFQSYSLFPHLTVRDNVAFGMRVRKVPAARRQARAAELLELVGLPRHGDRYPHQLSGGQQQRVTLARALALQPRVLLLDEPLSALDAKVRLSLREEIRRLQLSLGITTVFVTHDQEEALSMADRVAVLDAGRLEQCAPPAELYERPATAFVAEFVGTMNRLPGRLTDGDLVEVAGRRLPVAGEVPAEREVDVLVRPEDVTVTADAEGTVTVVSASFLGAVTRLHLALSGGDTVKADLPSRDAGELVPGARAVIGLGPRPVLVAPRRPA
- a CDS encoding HAD family hydrolase: MSALAAVLFDMDGTLVDTEGLWWQVTSDVAAGLGHRLTDADAPEVVGRAVEDTAAHLARVTGRDDTERVAAALGDAFFRRVDAGAPLRPGVQRLLSELEHQGVPFALVSASPRTVVDSVTRGALAHVPFAFTLSADDTVRTKPHPDPYRAAAERFGAAPAACVAVEDSPDGAASAEAAGCALLVVPSLLPVPPSPRRTFADSLDGIGAADLRRCVEAGRHYPDGVAEPPVAGHPA